In Glycine max cultivar Williams 82 chromosome 10, Glycine_max_v4.0, whole genome shotgun sequence, the DNA window AAGTACTACTAACAATGAGTGTGTCTACAAAGTCACTAACCACCCTTCATCACATGGAGAGGAAAATCACTCAAATCAGCATAGCTGCAGCATTTCTGACAATTTATCTCAACCAGCAGACACATGTACCCTCCTAAGTTCAATTCATGTTAGTAAGAGTTTGCCATCATCCAAGGAAGTGAAAGATAAACGCAAAAAGCGTAAAGGAAGATGTAAGAAACGCTCAATGGTGGATATTTTAGCCGTGGCACAGCACAGTACATTAGAGGAGATCCATAGGAtgaacaagttttattatgcTGAAACTGTGATTAATGGATGTCAGCAAACGGTGCCTCATGAAAATATTCCCAGGTCTGAGGTCGTGGGTGTGGATTCATGCAGAAAAGCTGGGAGTGAAGATCATGGTGTAGCTAATGTTGATATGACACCAAAAAGGCCATTGCTTCTTAAGTTCAAGCTCAATGGATGTAATGTTAATAGGAATTGCAAATTAAGCATGAATTGAGTCTGTTCAATTTATtcttatgttattattattcattctaGAATTTCCTCTGATATACTGTCAGATATGAAGCATAAAAGGAtggatatacatatatacatatatctcCCTGTGGATGTGTCCTAGCATGCTTCTGTTCCTTCCACCAGTATTCATTATGCTTAATTTAGGAGAGAAATTCTTACATTTCTAGTCAACTCCATATTCTATCTTGATTATAAACTAATCGAGTTATATCAGTggaaaaatgtaattattatatGTTGCAATTGCATGCAAGATTTTAAATTACAGTCACCACTGCGATTTCATCATGTTCTTTGTTATTGTAGGGGATTATTGACAAATATGCCTACTTTGGTTACAATTACAGTTGCAAACGTTTAATATTATGATCAAAATTAATCACGGTCGTGAACCGTCTTTAAAACCTTGGTTGCTCACTTGCTTGATcttagaaatagaaaatattgtGTTTTCGGTATATGAGATATTATAAGGAAAaagattaaggaaaaaaatttagGGGAAGAATGTAACACCAAATATAGCTGCTATTGATAGATAAATTAGTGCATAATCTGAACTGTAATTAAGGTGCAGGTACATCAATAACACTGGAAAGTTAGGTTGGCCAATTTTAGTGATCTAtcgtttgatttattttttctgttagAAATGACATGCATTTTTAATTGGAGACAATAGTCAATAATATTCTAATTGGATTTAAAACTTGTGTTtggtttaacttttttattattatttatcttctCCTTAAAAGGAAAAGCTCTTCCATTACCTTTCCTAAAATTTCGacattttgttccttttattgaataaacagctacttttattatatttgacacgactttttcttttctaatgtttcttaaaatttattaattaacatatCCATTAAAAGCTCT includes these proteins:
- the LOC102665856 gene encoding uncharacterized protein, which encodes MSQQQNQNQNLPAVSQSLPQQTVSEADVKPFSIRQYVLASRHINILHNWPFPEKHLQLCFKDGLKEVLPPFGGQTSLDEPLKGCSNLMHSLNDNNKEADSCIAEVPHLIDDDHRQSTTNNECVYKVTNHPSSHGEENHSNQHSCSISDNLSQPADTCTLLSSIHVSKSLPSSKEVKDKRKKRKGRCKKRSMVDILAVAQHSTLEEIHRMNKFYYAETVINGCQQTVPHENIPRSEVVGVDSCRKAGSEDHGVANVDMTPKRPLLLKFKLNGCNVNRNCKLSMN